In Epinephelus fuscoguttatus linkage group LG15, E.fuscoguttatus.final_Chr_v1, a genomic segment contains:
- the kcnmb2 gene encoding calcium-activated potassium channel subunit beta-2 translates to MFFVAGAKNTAGASRGNERRSIYQKFREVDLLDRKKRTVTALKAGEDRAILLGLGMILSSVMMYFVLGITLLRSYADSVWTEEGVCVVLNSTVTADMNCSYNCGSECWRVSKYPCLQVYVSVNNTGRVSRLSHNEETQDTSSECFYVPRCQKDSLAMHVIIMNISERLKVNQQVPCFYDPSEQQETVLLTRLYDHSVIFHSLLWPSCMLMGGALIIVMVKLTQYLSRLCEEIGKIKR, encoded by the exons ATGTTTTTTGTGGCGGGGGCCAAAAATACAGCTGGAGCGAGCAGAGGAAATGAAAGGAG GTCAATCTACCAGAAATTTCGAGAGGTAGATTTATTGGACAGGAAGAAGAGGACGGTGACGGCTTTAAAGGCGGGTGAAGATCGAGCCATTCTCCTGGGGCTGGGAATGATCCTCTCCTCAGTCATGATGTACTTTGTCCTGGGGATCACTTTATTACGCTCCTATGCAGACAG tgtgtggacagaggagggtgtgtgtgttgtcctcAACTCCACGGTCACAGCAGACATGAACTGTTCCTACAACTGTGGGTCAGAATGCTGGAGAGTCTCCAAATACCCCTGTCTGCAGGTCTACGTGAGCGTCAATAACACGGGCCGTGTCAGCCGTTTATCTCACAATGAGGAGACCCAGGACACCAGCTCTGAA TGTTTCTACGTGCCCAGGTGCCAGAAGGACAGCTTGGCCATGCACGTCATTATCATGAACATCTCTGAGCGTCTAAAGGTGAACCAGCAGGTCCCCTGTTTCTACGACCCCAGCGAGCAGCAGGAGACCGTCCTCCTGACACGGCTGTATGACCACAGCGTCATCTTCCACTCGCTGCTGTGGCCCTCCTGCATGCTCATGGGAGGGGCCCTCATCATCGTCATGGTGAAGCTCACGCAATACCTCTCCAGACTGTGTGAAGAGATAGGGAAGATCAAGAGGTGA